The genomic DNA GAATCCATTCGGGCAGCTCGGGCGGCGATTGGCGAAAAAACGCCGGTTCTGGACGTGCTGGTCAATAATGCCGGCATTTCCGGCGGCATGTCCCAACCGGCCCTGGAAGCTACGCTGGAGCAATTCCGGGCCGTGTTTGAAACCAACGTGTTCGGCGTGGCCGGGGTCACGCAGGCGTTTGTGGACCTGCTGCGCAAGTCGCCGCAGCCGCGTATCGTTAACGTCAGCAGCGCAATGGCGTCCCTGACGCTGTACGCCGATTTCGACAACGACAATTTCGCTTACCGGTTTCCGGTGTACCAGGCATCGAAAACGGCCCTGAACATGTACACCGTCAACCTGGCCTACGCGCTGCGCGACACCCCTTTCAAGGTCAACGCGGTGTGCCCCGGCTACACCAAAACCGACTTCACGGGCCACCAGGGCACCAGCACGGTGGAGGAGGCCGGGCAGCGCATCGTGAAGTACGCGCTGCTTGACCCGGATGGGCCAACCGGCAAGTATTTCAGCGAAGAATACTTCCCCGCCCCGGCCACCTGCCCGTGGTAAGGCCCAGCGGAGCTTGGGGAGGCGCCCTCCCTCGCGCCCACTACGGGACCATTCACCAAGGAATACCTACTGCCGGGTTTCGGCCAGGTTTTCCTTGGTGAGCACGTCCACCATGCCGTCTTCGCTCACCACCACCACCAGGCAGGGGTAGGGCGAGCTTTCGACGTAGCGCACCGCCGAGTTGAAGCGCGCGCCGCGGGTGCTGGTGCCGTGGCCGCTGGCCTTGCCATCCAGAATGACGCCGATGGAGTAGCAGTAACCCTCGGGGTCGAGCAGCACCGCGCCATCAATGCTGGTGATGAGCTGGGTGATGAGCGGCGTGAGGGGCACCGGCTCAATGAGCGTGCATTGCAGCTTGAGGCGGTCGGCCTCGGCCAGCGCTTCGGTCGTGACGACGAGCAGCGTGCCCTTGGGCTGGCGGCTGGCTTCGAGCACTACCTCCCAGAGCAGCAGGGCCTTTTCGGGCCGCATCTCGGGAAAAGTTCGCTTGAGGTCGCGCTTGAAGCGGGCGCGATTGAGGCGCGGGCGGGGCAGCGTGGGCAGGCCGTAGCGCGAGCGCAGCAGCACCTGCCCGGCGTGGGCAAACTCCCAGGCGTAGTGCGTCACGAAATGAATGTCAAATAAATCCTCGCGGCTGGCCTCGTACTGGCCCACTTGCCGGCCCAGGGCGTACACTTTTTCGCCATCGGCGAGCAGATGCACGTCCTGGCTGGTCATTTCCAGCAGCTTGCGCACGGCGCGGTAGTCGCTCAGCTCGGTGGGGCAGGTGAGGGCAAATACCTCCTCCACGTTGGGGTGGCCGCGCTGGGCCAGCAGCAGCCGCCCTACCCCCTCGGCCCCCTCGTAGCGCAGGCTGGAGATGGTGTTGAGAGTCATAAAAAGTTGCGCTACCCCAGGGTCGGCCCCCAGGGCGTGGGCCGGCGTATCGAGCAGGCTGCGGCCCGAGGCGCGTAATAATTCGTCGGTTTCGCGGGGCCGAAAGAGGAAGCCCGCCCCCGGCTCGGGCTCATTCAGCGACTTCACGCATTCCTCGTTGAAGCGGAAGAGCGCGGCCACCAGCAGCGAGTTGGCCAGCGGCCGGCCGTTGGTGTAAAAGCGATGGGGCTGCAAGGCGGGGTAGGAGCGCAGGGGCTTGCGCCGCACCCGCAGCACCGTAAACACTAAGTAGCCGTTGAGGCGCACCGGCCAGCCCGCGAAGTGCTGGTAGGCGGCGGCTCCGGTCTCGTCCAGCTCATCCAGCACCTGCTGCACGGCATCATAAATACTGCGGTTCTGGTAGCGCTGGCGCAATATGCCAGGGCTCATGCCCGGTTCGAGGAACGGGGTCGCGGGGGGCTCGTGGCTCTGCTGCGAACGCAGGCCCTGGGCCACGGCGTGGGCAAAAGCGGCGGCGGGCAGCGCCGTGGCGGGGGCGGTCGGTTCCTGGCACACATCCAGGCCGGCTGTGGGGTCGGCGGGCAGAGCCAGCAGCTGCACGTAGGGCTCCAGGTCGTCGTCGAGGGCATCGAATAGCGCCTGGGCGATGTGCTGGGCCGCCTCGCGGTAGCGGTGCTGGTGGGGCCAGATGTAATTAAGGGCAAGAGCCGGCGGAGCCGGCGCGGAAGTCAGGGAGTCGAGCATAAAAGCAGAAGCTGGGCACTAAGGCGGCCCAGCTTCTGCCCGACAGCCCTATAGCTGAAAGATAACCGGCAACTGCATCTTTTGCTTTATCGGCCGGCCCTGGTAGAGGGCGGGCTCCCACTTGGGAGCCGCTTTAATGAGGCGCACGGCTTCCTCATCCATGCCCGAGCCGTGCTTTTGCAGCACCCGCACATCGGTGAGCGAGCCGTCGGGCTGCACCGTGAATTCCACCGGCACTTTGGCCTGCATGTGGCGCTTGCGGGCCAGGTCGGGATACTTCTGGTTGGCCGCAATCCAGGAGAAAAACGCCACATTGCCGCCCACCGGCTGCGCCGATTTTTCGGGCCGGATGATGGCCGCCCCGTTGGCCGTGGTGCCGATGACCGAGGTGGTGCCGGGCGCGGCCGCCTCGGTGCCGGGGGGTAGGGGCTGGGTCGAAGCCGTGAGGTTGGCGGGCACTTCCACCGTCTCGCCCGAGCCGGGGGCCAGCACGAAGCTCACCGGGGCCGTCACGCGCTGGCGAACCGCCACGCCGTGCTGGTGCGCGGGCGTCCAGCGCGGCGACGACTTAATGACCCGCACCGCCTCGGCATCGAGCAGCGGGGCCACCGGCTGCACCACTTTCACCTCACTCACGTAGCCGCTTTTTTCCACCACGAAGCTCACCTTCACCGTGCCTTCCTGCTTGGCTTGCAGGGCGGCGGTGGGGTATTTCTGGTGCGTTTCCAGGTACTGGGCGTAGCCGGCGGGGCCGCCCTTAGGCACGGCCGGCTGCTCCACGGCGTCGTAAATCTGGTTGGCATCGGGCGTGGGATACTTGAGCTTGGCGGGCTTCTGGGCGAGGGCCGGGGTGGCGGCCAGCGCCAGCAGCACCAGGAAACGGGAGGTAAGCATAGAAGAAGAAGGGAAGAAGCGAAGCGATAACAAAATTGCGGCCCAAACGCGGAGGATAGGGAGCGAACCAGCCCGATGACGGGCTTTTCTTTGTAGAACGCTCTTTTAGCTCGTTGACTTATGTATGTTCGTGAAAACCTGCGGGCTCGGTTTGTGTGGCAGCAATACGGCTGGAAACCCCTGCTCATCTTCGCCACCTACGATGCGCTGGTGTGCCTGCTCTACGGGCCGCTCAACGTGCATTGGCTGGACATTCCGTGGCAGCCGGTGGCGTTGCTGGGGGTAGCCGTAGCCTTTTACATCGGTTTTAAGAATAATGGTTCCTACGACCGCTTCTGGGAGGGCCGCCAGCTCTGGGGAGCCATCGTGAATGCGTCGCGGGTCTGGACCCTGCAAACGTTCGATTTCGTGCGCGGTTTTTCGGGGGCCTACCCCCCCGCCACGGCCGAGCTGCCCGCCACCCACCGCCGGCTGGTGTACCGGCACCTAGCCTGGTGCAACGCCCTGCGCCTGCACCTGCGCCGCCAAACCGCCGAAGACTGGGATGCCGAGGTAGCACCTTTCCTCTTCGATGCGGCCGAAATTAATCTCCACACTACCGCCAACCCGCCCGCCCACCTGCTGCGCTGCCAGAGCCGCGAGCTGCTGAGCCTGCACGAGCAGGGCCTGCTCACCGAGTTCCGGCACGTGGAGATGATGCGCACCATTCAGGATTTATTCAACTCGCAGGGCGGGTGTGAGCGCATCAAAAATACGCCTTTCCCGCGGCAATACGCCTTTTTCAGCTACTTATTCATCTGGATTTTCGCCGCCCTGCTGCCCCTGGGCCTGGTCGAGGAGTTCGACCGCCGGGTGGCGCTCGGCCCCCACCACGTCTGGCTCGTGGTGCCTTTCGCGGCCGTCGTGAGTTGGGTTTATAACACCATTGAGCGGGTAGGGCACCGCAGCGAGGACCCCTTCGACAACCTCGAAAACGACGTGCCCATCACAGCCATCTGCCGCAGCATCGAGATTGACCTGCGCCAGCTGCTGGGCGAAGACCACCTGCCCCCGCCCACGCAGCCCGTGGAAGATGTGCTGTATTAGTGACTAATGACGATAGGACTTACGCAAAGAATTGTTTTTTCAGCCCCAGCGGGGCGTTAACCATTTTGCGCAGGTTCTAAACAAGTGACCAATGGCAAGTGAAAAGTGCCGAATGACGCGCATCAAGTAAAGCGGGGCTTTGCGCGTCATTAGGCAGTAGTCCTTAAATTTAAAGGGTACCTTTGTGGTCTTATGTTAGGTGGAATAAAGTATAAATATCCCCGGCCGATTTCCGCGTTTGGCCGCTTCGTGCTCTTGATGCAGAGCATGGTGACGCGACCCGAGCGCCGGCAGGTTATCTGGGAGCGCACGCTCGAAGAGGCGGTGGATATTGGAGCGGGCTCGGTGTTTATCGTGGGGCTGGTGGCCACCTTCATCGGGGCCGTCACCTGCGTGCAGATTGCCTACAACATGGTCAATCCGCTCATCCCGATGAGCACGGTGGGCTTCATGGTGCGCGAAATGACCATTCTGGAGCTGGCCCCCACCATTATTTCCATCGTGCTGGCGGGTAAAGTGGGTTCGGCCATCGCGGGCAGCCTGGGCACGATGCGCATCACGGAGCAGATTTCGGCCATCGACGCGATGGGCATCAACTCGGCCTCCTACCTGGTGCTGCCGCGGGTGCTGGCCTCGCTCTTCGTGTTTCCGCTGCTCGTCATTCTGGCCATGAACCTGAGCATTCTGGGCGGCTACATCGCCACCCAGCTATCGGGGGCCATGCCGGGGGCCGATTACATTGAGGGCATTCGCTACTCGTTTAAGCCCTACACGGTGGTATTTTCGCTGATTAAGTCAGTTGTATTTGCCTTTCTGGTGTCGGCCATCTCCTCGTATAAGGGCTACACGCTGCGCGGCGGTGCCCTCGAAGTGGGCAAAGCCAGCACGGCAGCCGTCACCAATTCGATTATCTCCATTCTGCTGGCCGACTACGCGCTGGCCAGCTTGCTGCTGTGAGCTGCTGGTCGTTAAAACAATAGACCATCTCCATGCGCCGCCTGACGGATTTTTTCTTCAGCCAGCAATTCTCAGATGGGTTGCGCACCACGCTGGCCGTGGCGTTGCCGGCGCTGGCCGGCCTGTGGCTGGGGCAGCTGGACGCGGGCATCACGGCCGCCATCGGGGCGCTTTGCTTGAGTATTACCGACACGTCGGGGCCGCTCCAGCACCGGCGCAACGGGCTGCTGGCGGCGCTGGGGCTGGTGTTCGTGGGCGCGCTGCTCATGGGAATACTGGCGCCCTACCGGCTGGCGCTGGGGGTGGTCATCGTGGCGCTGAGCTTTGGGCTGACGATGCTGCTGGTGTGGGGCGCGCGGGCCGGGGCGGTGGGCTCGGCCACGCTGCTGGGCATGGTGCTCACGCTGGCCCACCCGCCCGCCGACGGCCCCACGGGCCTGCGCCATGCCGCGCTGCTGGCGCTGGGCGGCACCTGGTATTTGCTGCTGGCGCTGCTGCAAGGCCGGGTGCGACCCTACCGGGCGGCGCAGCAGGCGCTGGGCGAGTGCCTGCACGCCGTGGCGGAGTTTCTCCAGCGCAAGGCGGCGTTTTACAACGCAGGCACTGACCTGGAGGACGACTACCGCCGCCTGGTGGCCCAGCAGGTGGTGGTGAACGAGAAGCAGGAAGCCGTGCGCGACCTGCTTTTTCGCACCCGCCAGATTGTGAGCGAAAGCACCAGCACCAGCCGCCGCCTGGTGCTCACCTTCACCGAGACAGTGGACCTGTATGAGCATATCGCGGCGGGCTACTACGACTACGCGGCCCTGCGCGCGGCCTTCGGCCACACGGGCGTGCTGGCCGAAATGCAGGCCCTGCTAAGTCGCCTCGCCACCGACCTGCATTACCTGGGCAGCGCCATCCTGGCCAACCGCGCCCACGGCAGCCCGCCGCCCGACCGCCTGCCCGAGCTGGCGCGCCTGCAAGCCCGCATCGCCGCCCTACCCCCCGATATTGGCCCGAGTACGCTGGTGTTGAAGAAAATCCTGCTCAACCTGCGCGACGTGAGCCGGCGCGTGGGCAGCCTCCGGCGCTACTTCGACGAGGCGCAGGCCGCCGCCCTACCCCCCGACGCCGGCCGGGTGGCCAGCCACGCGCAGTTCGTGGCCCGCCAGGAGTTGCAGTGGCGCGCTTTCGGCCAAAACCTGACGCTGGGCTCATCGGTGTTTCGGCACGCCGTGCGCATGGCGGTGGCCTGCGCCGTGGCCTTCGCCGTGGCCGAGTTGCTCTGGCACGGCGCGCACAACTACTGGATTCTGATGACCGTGACCTTCATGCTTAAGCCCGGCTTCAGCCTCACCCGCGAGCGCAACACGCAGCGCATCGTGGGCACGCTGCTGGGCGGCGCGCTGGGCGTGCTGGTGCTGTGGGCGGTGCCCAATGGCAATGTGCGCTTCGGGCTGCTGCTGGGCTTTATGGTGGTGGCGTATTCGTTTCAGCGCACCAGATACCTCATCACGGTGGTGTTCCTCACGGCTTATCTGCTGATTTTATTCAGCTTTTTGGGGCTGGGTTATTTGGGGGTCGTGCAGGAGCGCCTGACCGATACGGTGCTGGGCTGCGCCATCGCGCTGGCCACGGCCTACCTGTTGTTTCCGCGCTGGGAGGGCCAGCAACTGCCCGACCTGCTAGCCGCCACCCTGCGCGCCAACCTCGCCTACCTGCGCCAGCTGGCCGAGCGCCTGGCCGGCCGGCCGGTGCCGCCCACCACCTACCGCCTGCTGCGCAAAGACGTGTACGTGGCCTCGGCCAACCTGGCGGCGGCCTTCCAGCGCATGCTTTCGGAGCCGCGCCGCACCCGCCGCCGCCCCACCGAAGTCCATCAGTTCGTGGTGCTGAACCACATTCTTTCGGCTAATATCTCGGCCCTCACCACTGGCTGGGAAGAAGCCGGCCCCGCCGCCGCCCTACCCCCCACCAGCCGCCGTGCCCTGGTGCGCGCCGAAGCCGCCCTCAGCCGCAGCCTGGCCTGCCTGACCGCCGCCGCGCCCGCCCCTACCCCCCCGCCGCCACCCGATGCGGTTGAGTCCGCCGAAGCTCCCGAAGTCGCTGGCCCGCTGGCCGAGCAGCTGGCTTTCTTACAAAAAGTGAGCGCCGACCTGAGCCGCGTGACCGAGG from Hymenobacter psoromatis includes the following:
- a CDS encoding short-chain dehydrogenase, whose translation is MKSALITGANKGIGLEVAKLLAQHGFFVYIGSRKLESGEAAVQQLKAAGLDNLAAVQLDVTNPESIRAARAAIGEKTPVLDVLVNNAGISGGMSQPALEATLEQFRAVFETNVFGVAGVTQAFVDLLRKSPQPRIVNVSSAMASLTLYADFDNDNFAYRFPVYQASKTALNMYTVNLAYALRDTPFKVNAVCPGYTKTDFTGHQGTSTVEEAGQRIVKYALLDPDGPTGKYFSEEYFPAPATCPW
- a CDS encoding ABC transporter permease produces the protein MSAFGRFVLLMQSMVTRPERRQVIWERTLEEAVDIGAGSVFIVGLVATFIGAVTCVQIAYNMVNPLIPMSTVGFMVREMTILELAPTIISIVLAGKVGSAIAGSLGTMRITEQISAIDAMGINSASYLVLPRVLASLFVFPLLVILAMNLSILGGYIATQLSGAMPGADYIEGIRYSFKPYTVVFSLIKSVVFAFLVSAISSYKGYTLRGGALEVGKASTAAVTNSIISILLADYALASLLL